The following coding sequences are from one Paenibacillus sp. FSL R5-0912 window:
- a CDS encoding Gfo/Idh/MocA family protein, producing the protein MTVKFSIIGGAGFRAQYFLRIARSMPDRFQISGLVVRDAAKGRAMEEAWGVQTYRSLEELLTSETPDFVLVSVSGRASLDYLYLLAERGIPALTETPPAASLEELEQLHKELTMHGARIQVAEQYPYHPVQEARLSLIRSGRLGRITETTVSVSHMYHGASLIRRMLGLGFEEANIRAMRFGSRWINGPTRSGPPAEDKLIPLKRDLAWLDFGDRLGIYDFTKDQHRSWTRSNHLSVRGERGEIFDNRVLIQQDNLVPLQLELRRINKGELENAEGYYLQGIICGEQWLYNNPFTPARLYDDEIAIAACLDKMAGYAAGGPGFYGLEEASQDVYLGLMIEQAIQTGETVRTERQCWAGER; encoded by the coding sequence ATGACAGTGAAATTCAGCATTATCGGCGGAGCGGGCTTCCGCGCACAATATTTCCTCAGAATCGCCCGTTCCATGCCGGACCGCTTTCAGATTAGCGGGCTTGTGGTAAGGGATGCGGCCAAAGGCAGAGCCATGGAAGAAGCATGGGGGGTTCAGACTTACCGTTCTCTTGAAGAGCTGCTTACGAGCGAAACCCCGGATTTCGTGCTTGTCTCGGTCAGCGGCCGGGCATCCCTGGATTATCTGTACCTCTTGGCAGAGAGAGGCATCCCGGCGCTGACGGAGACGCCGCCTGCCGCAAGTCTGGAGGAGCTTGAGCAGCTGCACAAGGAACTGACTATGCACGGTGCGCGGATTCAGGTAGCCGAGCAGTATCCTTATCATCCGGTGCAAGAGGCGCGGCTGTCGCTGATCCGTTCGGGCAGACTCGGACGGATCACGGAAACAACGGTGTCCGTCTCGCATATGTATCATGGAGCAAGCCTGATCCGCAGGATGCTTGGGCTCGGTTTCGAGGAAGCTAACATTAGGGCTATGCGGTTCGGGTCCCGCTGGATTAACGGCCCTACCCGCAGCGGCCCTCCGGCTGAGGACAAGCTGATTCCTCTGAAAAGAGACCTTGCCTGGCTGGATTTCGGAGACCGGCTGGGAATATACGACTTCACCAAGGATCAGCACCGCTCCTGGACCCGTTCGAATCACCTCTCCGTGCGCGGAGAGCGGGGAGAAATCTTCGACAACCGTGTGCTGATTCAGCAGGATAACCTGGTTCCGCTTCAGCTGGAGCTGAGACGCATCAACAAGGGGGAACTGGAGAATGCCGAAGGCTATTATCTTCAAGGGATAATCTGCGGTGAACAATGGCTCTACAACAACCCGTTCACCCCTGCAAGGCTGTACGATGATGAGATCGCGATTGCGGCCTGTCTGGATAAAATGGCTGGCTATGCCGCCGGCGGCCCCGGATTCTATGGACTGGAGGAGGCCTCACAGGATGTGTACCTCGGACTGATGATTGAGCAGGCGATACAGACCGGTGAGACCGTCAGAACTGAGCGGCAGTGCTGGGCGGGTGAGAGGTAG
- a CDS encoding DUF4073 domain-containing protein, producing the protein MMRRTVDKYIRLSLIGILVAGAASLGVSTTKAYAADNFTLAAGNNSALDVALFAQPPWPPNVTADDIANTITGANEKMEYSTDGGLNWTAYDPVNPPVFYGAVTVLVRIAGDSVNYIPAGFITTLTFTPD; encoded by the coding sequence ATGATGAGGAGAACTGTCGATAAATACATCCGTCTATCTCTAATCGGAATCCTTGTTGCGGGTGCAGCCAGTCTGGGTGTAAGTACTACGAAGGCCTATGCAGCGGATAACTTCACCCTGGCAGCAGGGAATAACTCTGCCTTGGACGTGGCTCTGTTCGCTCAGCCGCCATGGCCGCCCAATGTAACTGCAGATGATATTGCAAACACCATTACAGGCGCGAACGAGAAGATGGAGTATTCCACCGATGGGGGCTTGAATTGGACTGCCTATGATCCAGTCAACCCGCCGGTCTTCTACGGTGCGGTAACGGTGCTGGTGCGGATAGCGGGAGACAGCGTGAATTACATTCCGGCCGGGTTCATCACAACGCTGACCTTTACGCCGGATTAA
- the tnpA gene encoding IS200/IS605 family transposase, with translation MELDTNNHSVFSLHYHLVLVVKYRRKVIDDDISNRLQEIFESIQPNYNITLQEWKHDKDHVHILMKAHPNSDISKFLNAYKSASSRLIKKEFPVIRQQLWKEYFWSRSYCLLTTGGAPIEVIRKYIESQGQK, from the coding sequence GTGGAATTAGACACAAATAATCATTCAGTATTCTCTCTTCATTATCATCTTGTTCTAGTCGTGAAGTACCGCAGAAAAGTAATAGACGATGACATTTCGAATCGGTTACAAGAGATATTTGAGTCTATTCAGCCTAATTACAATATCACCCTGCAGGAATGGAAGCATGACAAGGATCATGTTCACATTCTAATGAAAGCTCACCCCAATAGCGATATTTCTAAATTTCTGAACGCTTATAAGAGTGCATCCTCCCGTCTAATTAAGAAAGAATTTCCTGTAATTCGTCAACAGCTGTGGAAGGAATATTTCTGGTCCAGAAGTTATTGTCTACTGACGACTGGCGGTGCGCCGATTGAAGTCATCCGGAAGTACATCGAATCTCAAGGTCAGAAATGA
- a CDS encoding S-layer homology domain-containing protein codes for MRTIKLVVAGLIAGTIAGAVTPDYPVRADSVSYEETADDNDTGVTSPIFPDIQGHWSERWVRWALGNQYITGYSDLTFRPDQPITEAEFLKVYYLSFGYPKATIFGEEWTAGPYRMAKNWKHPIPGLQDPQAQAAPITRQTAAQFIASALGKNYNDRDSIIFLLGNQLLPLPEEPTVEGFKGNATLTRAEALEWIRMLKLKGNILKPRPQELSDPGLLPPLTDKGTGLKDFTAVPVTEGDFGIGDPDGKLIMEWNSPRSLVEQYYGASTGQDVFNNEMYKDVSVHYDSSGKMDSWSVKADEDAGEPALTATLQHIRPGVSTLEDVLMAYGTYAEVSSTYGVILSYTFENMDGVLIPRLFPGDKVNTDRGYVMAFGFDEETLKVTHMKLSTLQRAINPDDN; via the coding sequence TTGAGGACAATCAAACTGGTGGTTGCCGGACTGATTGCGGGTACGATTGCGGGTGCCGTCACACCGGATTATCCGGTTAGAGCGGATTCAGTGAGCTATGAGGAAACAGCGGATGACAATGACACGGGAGTCACCTCTCCTATTTTCCCGGATATTCAAGGTCATTGGTCGGAGCGGTGGGTACGCTGGGCGCTGGGGAATCAGTATATAACCGGTTATTCAGACTTGACTTTCCGGCCGGACCAGCCGATTACGGAAGCTGAATTTCTGAAGGTGTACTATCTCTCCTTCGGCTATCCGAAGGCAACGATCTTTGGGGAAGAGTGGACCGCTGGACCTTATCGGATGGCCAAAAATTGGAAGCACCCCATCCCGGGTCTCCAGGACCCACAGGCACAAGCTGCGCCTATAACCAGACAGACGGCAGCGCAGTTTATAGCTTCTGCTCTGGGCAAGAACTATAATGATAGGGATTCCATCATTTTTCTGCTTGGAAATCAGCTGCTTCCGCTTCCGGAAGAGCCTACTGTGGAGGGATTCAAGGGGAATGCGACTTTAACCCGGGCAGAGGCGTTGGAGTGGATCAGGATGTTAAAGCTGAAGGGAAATATATTGAAACCCCGGCCGCAGGAGCTGTCAGACCCAGGGTTACTGCCTCCATTAACGGACAAGGGTACGGGATTAAAGGATTTCACAGCGGTACCTGTTACTGAAGGGGATTTCGGGATAGGTGATCCGGACGGGAAACTCATTATGGAATGGAACAGCCCGAGGTCTCTGGTTGAACAATACTATGGAGCCTCCACCGGACAAGATGTGTTTAACAATGAGATGTATAAGGATGTATCCGTCCACTATGATTCATCAGGCAAGATGGATTCATGGTCGGTAAAAGCAGATGAAGACGCAGGGGAACCTGCTTTGACCGCTACCCTGCAGCATATCCGCCCCGGAGTAAGTACGCTGGAGGATGTGCTGATGGCGTATGGTACATATGCAGAAGTAAGCAGCACATATGGAGTTATTCTAAGCTACACCTTTGAGAATATGGACGGGGTGTTGATCCCGCGCCTGTTTCCTGGCGATAAGGTCAATACCGATAGAGGATATGTCATGGCGTTTGGCTTCGATGAGGAGACGCTAAAAGTAACACATATGAAATTATCTACGCTCCAGCGGGCCATCAACCCTGACGATAACTGA
- a CDS encoding helix-turn-helix domain-containing protein — translation MGHLTGTREKAAQEVLSGIKAAVVARKYGVTPATVNQWVRDYRGAHGEQDHPYPQEQVEELKRLLEVEQKYEKAVKMLGEKELEIEILRELLKKPSPAYPKKSR, via the coding sequence ATGGGACACCTAACAGGAACAAGAGAGAAGGCAGCGCAAGAGGTGTTGTCTGGCATAAAGGCAGCGGTGGTTGCCCGGAAATATGGGGTGACCCCAGCGACGGTGAATCAGTGGGTGAGAGACTACCGAGGGGCCCATGGGGAACAAGATCATCCGTATCCCCAGGAGCAGGTGGAGGAACTGAAGCGCCTGCTGGAAGTGGAGCAGAAATACGAGAAGGCCGTCAAGATGCTCGGCGAAAAGGAGTTAGAGATTGAGATTCTCCGTGAACTGCTAAAAAAGCCAAGCCCTGCTTATCCGAAAAAATCGAGGTAG
- a CDS encoding IS3 family transposase → MFIKQGNTAALVLRLIGLAESTYYDRKKRRSLSPTAVQGGRGRPQPGYSLTESGEKISDEEIQEWLLELIAGEEHVYGYKLLAKCLWNQHRLKLNHKKSYRLCQALDILQPQRQKRFKHPRKLPENRFITGAGQLWQMDIKYGYVVGRDRHFFVLSIIDVFTRVIVGYHRGSSCEAKHACQTLGRAMEQHCAPDSARPVIRTDNGPQFVSHLFGDMCESWEMTHERIPPRTPDLNAFIESFHSNIDRDLFRKEAFDTFEEAYEAVDRYMDFYNNRRMHTSLRNMPPATFAEWVLTLEDRSGFFWPREKAK, encoded by the coding sequence ATGTTCATTAAGCAGGGGAATACAGCGGCCTTAGTGCTGCGTCTCATAGGGCTAGCGGAGTCCACGTACTACGACCGTAAGAAACGCAGGTCACTGTCCCCAACAGCCGTTCAAGGGGGGCGTGGAAGGCCCCAGCCAGGCTACTCCTTGACCGAGTCTGGCGAGAAGATTAGCGACGAGGAAATCCAGGAATGGCTGCTGGAATTAATCGCTGGAGAAGAGCACGTGTACGGGTACAAACTGCTGGCCAAGTGCTTGTGGAATCAGCACCGGTTGAAGCTCAATCACAAGAAAAGCTACCGGCTGTGTCAGGCGCTGGATATCCTGCAGCCCCAGCGTCAGAAGCGCTTTAAGCATCCCCGGAAGCTGCCGGAGAACCGGTTCATTACCGGAGCGGGCCAACTCTGGCAGATGGACATTAAGTATGGTTACGTGGTGGGCCGTGACAGGCACTTCTTTGTCCTGAGCATTATCGATGTGTTTACCCGTGTCATCGTCGGCTACCACCGGGGATCGTCGTGTGAGGCGAAGCATGCCTGCCAGACGCTGGGACGCGCCATGGAGCAACACTGCGCCCCTGACAGCGCACGTCCGGTGATTCGCACCGACAACGGACCACAGTTCGTCAGCCACCTGTTTGGCGACATGTGTGAAAGCTGGGAAATGACCCATGAACGCATTCCGCCTCGAACGCCGGATTTAAATGCTTTTATTGAATCGTTCCACAGCAATATCGATCGGGATTTGTTCCGCAAAGAGGCCTTCGACACGTTCGAAGAGGCCTATGAAGCCGTGGACCGGTACATGGACTTTTACAATAACCGCAGAATGCATACGAGTCTTCGCAACATGCCGCCAGCTACCTTTGCGGAGTGGGTGCTGACCCTAGAAGACCGCTCCGGCTTCTTCTGGCCGAGAGAAAAAGCGAAATAA
- a CDS encoding HAMP domain-containing sensor histidine kinase codes for MRSGKNSGLWWYFVSMVFIIILSFVFIMAVLAFLYFRVENNTWEHGNPFPPILTMMLFSLVIGTTISIMVGRKILSPITDFSKAAKEIAGGNFDIYLNESHRVNEISEVAHHFNLMVQELRSIETLRNDFVVNVSHEFKTPIAAIEGYAMLLQEENLSKEEHDEYTGMIIESSRQLSNLSGNILKISKLENQEMLTELAEYPLDEQLRQALLLLESLWSAKQLNLNLDLEEQRYYGNEELMMQVWLNVLGNAIKFTPEGGEISVSIQADSSWISVIISDTGIGMTPKVRKHIFEKFYQGDPARAAGGNGLGLPLTARIISLSKGTIEVRSEPGQGSAFTIKLPVAGA; via the coding sequence ATGAGGAGCGGCAAAAACAGTGGCCTGTGGTGGTATTTTGTATCCATGGTATTCATCATCATTCTGTCGTTTGTCTTCATTATGGCTGTGCTGGCCTTCCTGTATTTCCGGGTAGAAAATAACACCTGGGAGCACGGAAACCCCTTCCCGCCTATTCTGACTATGATGTTATTCAGTCTGGTCATCGGGACCACTATCAGCATTATGGTAGGCCGCAAAATATTGTCCCCGATTACGGACTTCAGCAAAGCGGCCAAGGAGATCGCCGGCGGCAACTTCGATATCTATTTGAATGAGTCGCACCGCGTCAATGAGATCAGTGAGGTGGCACATCACTTCAATCTCATGGTACAGGAGCTGCGCAGCATTGAGACCCTGCGCAATGATTTCGTAGTCAATGTGTCTCATGAATTCAAGACCCCTATTGCGGCTATCGAAGGCTACGCCATGCTCCTGCAGGAAGAGAACCTGAGCAAAGAGGAGCATGACGAATACACCGGGATGATTATTGAGAGTTCACGGCAGCTGTCCAATCTGTCCGGCAACATTCTCAAAATATCCAAGCTCGAAAATCAGGAAATGCTTACCGAGCTGGCTGAATACCCTCTGGATGAGCAGCTCCGCCAGGCGTTGTTGCTGCTGGAGTCCCTCTGGTCTGCCAAACAGCTTAATCTTAATCTCGACCTGGAGGAGCAGCGCTATTATGGAAATGAAGAGCTGATGATGCAGGTGTGGCTCAATGTGCTTGGCAATGCAATCAAATTCACGCCGGAAGGCGGGGAAATCTCGGTCTCCATCCAGGCGGACAGCTCCTGGATCTCCGTGATCATCTCCGACACCGGGATCGGCATGACTCCGAAGGTGCGTAAGCATATCTTCGAGAAATTCTATCAGGGCGACCCCGCCCGCGCGGCCGGAGGCAACGGCCTCGGCCTGCCGCTGACCGCGCGCATCATCAGCTTAAGCAAGGGAACCATTGAGGTGCGCAGCGAGCCGGGGCAAGGCTCGGCGTTTACGATCAAGCTGCCGGTTGCGGGGGCGTGA
- a CDS encoding response regulator transcription factor: protein MFNILVVEDDAKLRQLFCTVLTRNGYQALPAVNGEDALDVLDKEYIDLIICDIMMPRMDGFELTRTLRDNDQQLPILMVTARENFADKQQGFLVGIDDYMVKPINVNEMILRVGALLRRAKIISERKIEWGETVLDYDTLTVIQGPESILLPQKEFYLLYKMISYPNKIFTKQQLMDEIWGMDSESDEHTVVVHINRLRERFRDSADFEIVTVRGLGYKAVKRG from the coding sequence ATGTTTAATATTCTTGTGGTTGAGGATGATGCCAAGTTACGCCAGCTCTTCTGTACCGTACTCACCAGAAATGGATACCAGGCTTTGCCGGCCGTGAATGGCGAGGATGCGCTGGACGTGCTGGATAAGGAATATATTGATCTGATTATCTGCGATATAATGATGCCCCGGATGGATGGCTTCGAGCTGACACGGACGCTTAGGGACAATGATCAGCAGCTTCCCATTCTTATGGTGACGGCGCGGGAGAATTTTGCCGATAAGCAGCAGGGCTTCCTCGTCGGGATCGATGATTATATGGTCAAGCCGATCAATGTGAATGAGATGATCCTGCGTGTCGGGGCGCTGCTGCGCCGGGCCAAAATCATCAGCGAGCGCAAAATTGAATGGGGAGAAACCGTGCTGGACTACGATACGTTAACTGTAATTCAGGGGCCTGAGAGTATCCTGCTTCCACAGAAGGAATTCTATCTCCTCTATAAAATGATCTCTTATCCGAATAAAATCTTCACCAAGCAGCAGCTGATGGATGAAATATGGGGGATGGACTCCGAATCGGATGAGCACACGGTGGTGGTTCATATTAACCGCCTGCGTGAGCGTTTCAGGGATAGCGCTGATTTTGAAATCGTCACCGTCCGGGGGCTTGGCTATAAGGCGGTGAAACGGGGATGA
- a CDS encoding ABC transporter ATP-binding protein/permease: MLQLKNITKSYKTGEFTQVALDKVNLNFRESEFVAILGQSGSGKTTLLNIVGGLDQYDSGELIINGQSTERFKDSEWDAYRNNSVGFIFQSYNLISHLSITDNVEMGMTLSGIASAEKHRKALEVLEKVGLKDHVHKKPNQLSGGQMQRVAIARALANNPDIILADEPTGALDSETSEQIMELIKTIAEDKLVIMVTHNPELAESYADRVIRFSDGHAISDSNPLATQKTSSAYKLKQTSMSFFTALKLSGKNIATKKWRTGLTAFASSIGIIGIALILSLSNGFDKQISSYETGALSNFPVSINQTAINLQNAGPPGQESTELTSYPVDKKLYPYDPTVNSAMHTNVLTKEYMEYLDGIDPKLIDGVSYTRTVNMNWLVMDGDKATTLDKSNITVAPYPSKQGSASGSYLEQYYDLLEGSFPTEKTDLVLIVDQYNRLTDAAVDALGLDYKAESINLSDLVGTQLKLIMNNDYYKKNGEQFVVNGTAADLTGLYNSPNAVTLNIVGVLRGQEGSSISTLSPGIVYSDELAATFIADAQKSEIVLAQEAADTNVLTGQALSEGVAGMASSGAMGGSPLMNAGMAAAGSMASLTKDDALAALGATEIPSAVSLYPIDFSAKESVTAYLDKWNEGKATEDQVQYTDLAAIVTNISGGIMDGITMVLIAFAAISLVVSLIMIAIITYISVMERTKEIGVLRALGARKKDITRVFNAETFIIGACSGILGIGITYLLTIPVNAILYNLTELKNVAQLNPLHALILGVISVLLTMLGGAIPAKMAAKKDPVAALRSE; this comes from the coding sequence ATGCTGCAATTAAAAAACATCACCAAGAGCTACAAGACCGGCGAATTTACACAGGTTGCACTGGATAAAGTAAATCTCAATTTCAGAGAAAGTGAATTCGTCGCGATTCTGGGCCAAAGCGGCTCGGGTAAGACCACGCTGCTGAATATCGTCGGCGGGCTGGATCAGTATGACAGCGGAGAGCTGATCATCAACGGCCAATCGACAGAGCGCTTCAAAGACAGCGAGTGGGATGCGTACCGCAATAATAGTGTCGGCTTTATTTTTCAAAGCTATAATCTGATCTCACATCTGAGCATTACAGACAACGTGGAGATGGGGATGACGCTCAGCGGGATAGCTTCAGCTGAGAAGCACCGCAAGGCGCTTGAAGTACTGGAGAAGGTTGGACTTAAGGATCATGTGCACAAAAAGCCGAATCAGCTGTCGGGCGGACAGATGCAGCGTGTAGCGATTGCCCGTGCGCTGGCGAACAATCCGGACATTATCCTTGCGGATGAGCCTACAGGTGCCTTGGATTCAGAGACCAGTGAGCAGATCATGGAGCTGATCAAGACCATTGCGGAGGATAAGCTGGTGATCATGGTTACCCATAATCCGGAGCTGGCAGAGAGCTATGCAGACCGCGTCATCCGCTTCTCGGACGGTCATGCGATCTCCGACAGCAATCCGCTGGCCACGCAGAAGACCTCAAGTGCGTATAAGCTGAAGCAAACGAGTATGAGCTTTTTCACAGCACTGAAATTATCCGGTAAAAATATCGCCACCAAGAAATGGCGTACGGGGTTGACCGCTTTTGCCTCAAGTATCGGAATTATTGGCATCGCGCTGATCCTGTCCTTGTCCAACGGCTTCGATAAACAGATCAGCTCATATGAAACCGGCGCACTCTCCAACTTCCCGGTCTCGATCAACCAGACGGCGATAAATTTGCAGAATGCTGGCCCTCCGGGTCAAGAGTCAACGGAACTTACCTCTTATCCTGTTGATAAAAAGCTCTATCCGTATGACCCGACCGTGAATTCAGCCATGCATACGAATGTGCTGACCAAGGAGTATATGGAGTATCTGGATGGAATTGATCCGAAGCTGATTGACGGCGTTTCTTATACCCGCACCGTGAATATGAACTGGCTGGTTATGGATGGGGACAAGGCAACCACTCTGGATAAAAGCAATATTACTGTAGCCCCGTATCCAAGCAAACAGGGCAGCGCTTCGGGAAGCTATCTGGAGCAATATTACGATCTGCTGGAAGGATCATTCCCTACAGAGAAGACGGATCTTGTGCTCATCGTGGATCAATACAACCGTCTGACCGATGCTGCAGTGGATGCTCTGGGGCTGGATTATAAAGCGGAGAGCATCAATCTGAGCGATCTTGTAGGAACTCAATTGAAGCTGATAATGAACAATGATTATTATAAGAAAAATGGCGAGCAGTTTGTTGTCAATGGGACAGCTGCTGATCTGACCGGTCTCTACAATAGTCCTAATGCCGTGACGCTGAACATTGTTGGTGTTCTGCGCGGGCAGGAAGGTTCCAGCATTTCTACGCTGTCTCCCGGCATTGTCTATTCCGATGAGCTGGCCGCTACGTTCATTGCCGATGCACAGAAATCTGAGATTGTACTTGCACAGGAAGCCGCAGATACCAATGTGTTGACAGGGCAGGCCTTGTCAGAAGGGGTAGCCGGCATGGCTTCGAGTGGTGCAATGGGCGGTTCTCCCCTCATGAACGCTGGTATGGCAGCAGCAGGCAGTATGGCTTCCTTGACTAAAGACGATGCACTTGCCGCTCTGGGGGCAACTGAAATTCCAAGCGCAGTCTCGCTGTACCCGATTGATTTCAGTGCCAAAGAATCCGTTACAGCCTATCTGGACAAATGGAATGAAGGGAAGGCAACGGAGGATCAGGTGCAGTATACCGATCTGGCGGCTATTGTCACCAACATTTCCGGCGGGATTATGGACGGAATCACGATGGTACTGATTGCTTTTGCAGCGATTTCCCTCGTGGTCTCACTGATTATGATCGCGATCATCACTTACATTTCTGTTATGGAACGGACGAAGGAGATCGGCGTACTGCGTGCGCTGGGTGCCCGCAAGAAGGATATTACACGGGTCTTCAATGCCGAGACCTTCATTATCGGGGCTTGCTCGGGGATTCTGGGGATCGGCATTACCTACCTGCTGACCATTCCGGTTAACGCGATTCTGTATAACCTGACGGAGCTGAAGAATGTGGCTCAGCTTAACCCGCTGCATGCGCTCATTCTAGGCGTGATCAGCGTCCTGCTGACCATGCTCGGCGGTGCGATTCCGGCCAAGATGGCAGCGAAGAAGGACCCGGTTGCTGCACTGCGCAGTGAATAA
- a CDS encoding ABC transporter ATP-binding protein, with product MNDILLELKEVDKSFGSFKAVDHLSFTVRRGEIFSLLGPNGAGKTTVIQLIAGTLEPDKGDIQIGGIPSRSNRSLNKRVGVCSQELQLWPLLTCEEQLHFVGDLNRMDRQWIKQRTAMLLESVGLADKRRVLAKNLSGGMQRRLHIILSVLHDPELIILDEPEAGLDPQSRVLVRDFITSLSCSSAVLLTTHNMDEAQRLSSRVAVMDRGRVLVCDTPAMLQQKIAPEETLEINYQEPVQRTAQLDSPEYTVQFNDTSICIRGDRLTAAVPRILSRLTSIYGNPLTFTLRQSTLEDVFIKLTGRCLRE from the coding sequence GTGAATGATATACTATTAGAATTAAAGGAAGTGGATAAAAGCTTTGGCAGCTTTAAGGCAGTTGACCACTTGTCCTTCACGGTGAGGCGGGGTGAAATTTTCAGTCTGCTGGGCCCAAATGGTGCCGGCAAAACAACGGTCATTCAATTAATCGCCGGTACATTGGAACCGGACAAAGGGGATATCCAAATTGGCGGTATCCCGTCCCGGAGCAACCGCTCTTTGAACAAGCGGGTGGGAGTCTGCAGTCAGGAATTGCAGCTGTGGCCGCTGTTAACCTGCGAAGAACAGCTTCATTTTGTAGGGGATTTGAATAGAATGGATAGGCAATGGATCAAACAACGTACAGCTATGCTGCTGGAAAGCGTCGGGCTCGCGGATAAGCGTAGGGTGCTGGCGAAGAATTTATCCGGGGGCATGCAGAGAAGGTTGCATATCATTCTGTCGGTCCTTCATGATCCCGAGCTGATCATCCTGGATGAACCCGAAGCCGGGCTTGATCCGCAGAGCAGGGTGCTGGTTAGAGATTTCATCACATCGCTGTCGTGTTCCAGTGCTGTGCTGCTTACTACGCATAATATGGATGAGGCACAGCGCCTGTCATCCAGAGTAGCTGTGATGGACCGGGGAAGAGTACTGGTCTGTGACACGCCCGCTATGCTTCAGCAGAAGATTGCTCCTGAGGAGACGCTGGAGATCAATTATCAAGAGCCTGTGCAGAGGACAGCGCAGCTGGATTCACCGGAATATACTGTACAGTTCAATGATACAAGCATCTGCATTAGAGGGGATCGCCTGACTGCAGCAGTTCCGCGTATTCTTAGCCGGCTGACCTCCATATACGGTAATCCGTTAACTTTCACTCTAAGGCAAAGTACGCTGGAAGATGTATTCATTAAGCTGACGGGAAGGTGCTTGCGGGAATGA
- a CDS encoding ABC transporter permease has product MRVWAVFKKSLVEQFRDYKAVLLTILSPIVFIVIFGLAFGQGFYTYSLAISDEDQGGLGGSLVQQIVSSEYPNGNTMFKTIQADYNKQELLDGVKKGRYDAHLYIPPGFSESLLSNGRSGQSSQVQVKLLGNPSNLTYSFISSFVENYIHNFVWANGTAESPVQIVYEETGEVKVQSEFENMAPGLMVFSVFFLLILSSMVVTRELENRTIQRIMLSKVRAFEFCAGVSLSQMVLAAIMLPLVFASSLLLGFSSSGSYALAYLVSLIATFSAIGIGLIIAAFCRTSLEAFIIGNVVVTPMMFLAGIFFKVPPVKLFAVMGKEIELLTLMPTLDAVSAMNKILINNASFSEILPEIIVLVLLSAGYFLVGGYLFSRKIMHSGGVK; this is encoded by the coding sequence ATGAGAGTGTGGGCGGTGTTCAAAAAAAGCTTAGTGGAGCAGTTTCGGGATTACAAGGCGGTCCTGCTAACCATTCTTTCACCCATTGTCTTTATCGTCATCTTCGGGCTGGCTTTCGGACAGGGATTCTATACTTATTCGCTGGCGATATCGGATGAAGATCAGGGGGGGCTCGGCGGCAGCCTGGTGCAGCAAATCGTAAGCAGCGAGTATCCGAACGGAAATACGATGTTTAAGACCATTCAGGCGGATTATAACAAGCAGGAGTTACTGGATGGGGTTAAAAAAGGTAGATATGATGCGCATTTGTACATTCCGCCCGGCTTCAGTGAGTCGCTCCTCAGCAACGGGCGTTCCGGCCAGTCCTCACAGGTACAGGTGAAGCTGCTCGGCAATCCGTCCAATCTGACGTACAGCTTCATCAGCAGCTTCGTGGAGAACTATATTCATAATTTTGTGTGGGCGAACGGCACGGCGGAGAGTCCGGTGCAGATTGTATATGAGGAAACCGGTGAAGTGAAGGTCCAATCGGAATTTGAGAATATGGCTCCGGGGCTGATGGTATTTTCGGTCTTTTTCCTGTTGATTCTAAGCTCGATGGTGGTGACGAGGGAGCTGGAGAACCGGACGATTCAGCGGATTATGCTGTCCAAGGTCAGAGCGTTTGAATTTTGCGCAGGCGTCAGCCTGTCACAGATGGTGCTCGCAGCGATTATGCTGCCCCTTGTTTTTGCTTCCAGCCTATTGCTGGGCTTCTCATCCTCCGGCTCCTATGCGCTGGCTTACCTGGTCAGCCTGATCGCAACCTTCTCAGCCATCGGCATCGGGCTGATCATCGCGGCATTTTGCCGAACTTCATTGGAGGCCTTCATCATCGGCAATGTGGTGGTGACGCCTATGATGTTCCTGGCCGGGATTTTTTTCAAAGTTCCGCCGGTTAAGCTATTCGCGGTTATGGGCAAAGAGATTGAGCTGCTGACACTCATGCCGACACTTGATGCTGTAAGCGCGATGAACAAGATTCTGATTAACAACGCCAGTTTCAGCGAGATTCTTCCAGAAATTATTGTGCTTGTGTTGTTATCTGCGGGCTATTTCTTAGTGGGAGGGTATTTGTTTAGTCGTAAAATAATGCACTCAGGAGGGGTAAAATGA